The Oxalobacteraceae bacterium OTU3CINTB1 genome includes a window with the following:
- a CDS encoding histidine kinase has translation MSLPAPQEHQDALRSADLSELLGHVHTCWDNERRSLSRQLHDSLGSSLTALTMHLGLLMQKMPQEPALQDRAAHMKQLLMQIVETNRQMQLKLWNDKLEFLGVRVALGELVEQFGEQQKIVARCSLPDDELDCPRSHGIVLLHTLEEALRNIATHAKATEIDVIVDDNEDEVMLTVKDNGVGLGGPTAAAPGQAAGKYGLRMARERAAYLGGTLTLAAGANGGVVLTMILPKPVNAT, from the coding sequence ATGTCCTTACCGGCTCCACAAGAACATCAGGACGCGCTGCGCAGCGCGGATTTGAGCGAACTGCTCGGCCACGTTCATACGTGTTGGGATAACGAAAGGCGTTCGCTGTCGCGCCAGCTGCACGACAGCCTGGGCTCGTCGCTGACCGCGCTGACCATGCATCTGGGGTTACTGATGCAAAAGATGCCGCAGGAGCCGGCGCTGCAGGACCGCGCCGCGCACATGAAGCAGCTGCTGATGCAGATCGTCGAAACCAACCGCCAGATGCAGCTCAAATTGTGGAACGACAAGCTGGAGTTCCTCGGCGTGCGCGTGGCCCTGGGCGAGCTGGTCGAGCAATTTGGTGAACAGCAGAAGATTGTCGCCCGCTGCAGCCTGCCGGATGACGAACTCGATTGTCCGCGCAGCCATGGCATCGTGCTGCTGCACACTTTGGAAGAAGCGCTGCGCAACATCGCCACCCACGCCAAGGCCACCGAGATCGACGTGATTGTCGACGACAACGAGGACGAGGTGATGCTGACCGTCAAGGACAACGGCGTGGGCCTGGGTGGTCCGACGGCGGCGGCGCCGGGCCAGGCGGCCGGCAAGTACGGCCTGCGCATGGCGCGCGAGCGCGCCGCCTACCTGGGTGGCACCTTGACCCTGGCGGCAGGCGCCAACGGCGGCGTCGTGCTGACGATGATCTTGCCGAAGCCGGTCAACGCGACGTAA